Part of the Pangasianodon hypophthalmus isolate fPanHyp1 chromosome 9, fPanHyp1.pri, whole genome shotgun sequence genome is shown below.
AAAAGAgacattttttactcatttatctTGAAAGTGAACCATGTAAACTGTAAGTGGATTACTTATATCTTGAACCCTTTCTGCTGTGAGTACCTCCTACATACATTCTCAGTCCCTTCGAAGGAGACGTATCCTAAATCCAGCACAGTCATTATCCACTACATGGGACTGGCACCAAAACGGCATTTGTCTgatcagacaaaaaacaaaacaaaacaaaaaaaaacctctgaacACAAACTCACTGTGAGAATCAGGATGGCCAAGTAGTTTTGGCTACTTTCATGACACTTAGTATTATTACACACAGtgctggagtttttttttatcccatcTTTTCTATTGAGACACTCTACTTTCTTCATAGCTCTGTTAGAAGCCTGCTCCTCGCAGAACTCATAGTCATACTGTTTTGGTTTGCCCTAGTATCCCATTTATGGCCAAAAACTAGCCACAGTTTCTCTATGTCAGCACAACTAGGCCACAGCCAGATTGATTTATCGCACCCTCAGCCTTCCTCCCCCGAAGCGGATGCTTTGGATATCAGGGAACTTCTTGTTTTCAAAGCTGGACACCAGAATAAGTGCCATTTTGCAGGCTTGGAAATTAAGTTAAAATGCTTTAAGTCTACAGTTTTAGTGATGATACAGTATCCATGCTGTGATTATATTTTGTTGTGGTGTCTTTCTGAAAGCCAGTGTAAATATAGCAGCAAAACTGGATCATTAAGCCTATACAGTACTGTTCAGTTGTTAACTTAAAACTGTGTATACAGGGTTAAACTGGACTTTAGGAGGTGGTCTttgatatataaaaatgatatcAAAACATCCATATGTTCTTTTCAGGCAATAATACATGACACAGTAAAGCCTTTAATCTAGCAATTAAGGAACATGTTTCCTTAAAAGATCAAATGTAGGTGCACAGCTATCTATGTATGTAAGTACATGTACAATTTTGAAATAAACTTTCACACTGCTCtatagaaaatatattattattatcaccatTATGGCATGCTATAATTTCCATTTCCATCAAATTAAAGTACTGAAGCTCAGCTCCATCTGACTAAATGATGGGGTGCTCCCCTGTAGTTTTCTCTGGATATAGCtaatataataatctataaatataaaccaGACACCTTTGCAAGGATTTTGTTAAAGATATTGTTGGTATTCTAAATTGTACGCTACAATTATCTAAAGTTCACCTTGTTTTCCAAATAAGAAGCACTctgtatatttcttttgttataaCCTCTTTCTTGATGGTGTACTGTTTTCTGCAGTCATTTTGGGAATCATCTGCACTGCTGTACTGGGCACACCTAAAACTTCCCTTTTTGTTACAGCTTCCAGCAAGTGAATGAAAATGCATGAGGTTTCATAGTGCTTGCATCATGTTACAGTCATGctcttaggtgtgaatgagtgtgtgaatgcgtgtgtgtacgGTGTCCTGCGTTGAACTGgagtctcatccagggtgtattcctgcctcacacctactgtgttttttcctttaatttgtcgcccatttgtatataaatattaaaaacaacttCATATGATCTCTGAAATTCAcatataaaataacaacatgCACTGTGTTTaaggttctttattttcttgacattttattcatttaggtTGGTTTGCCTGTTTTACCTGTCATCATTTCTTCATGTATAATGTCATACCCTGTTTTAAACATGCGTAACATTTAACCCTGTAATAACCTGTAACTGTCATACTGTTTTATAAATGCTCAAGTGAAAAAGTTTCACACAATTGAATGGCATGTTGTTCATTTAATCTTttcaatttgaatttgaatttaggACTCAAAACACGTAGAGGAATACTAGTGGGAATATTTGGATGAAAAATATAATTGCTTTGATGTTTAGGCATAAACTGGTTGCTCTTCctaattttatataattctccccgttttttaaataattcggGAGCTAGTCTATGTGTATGATAATGCAGGTGAGGTTTTTTGTCCCACTTGTAGAACAAACTTGCTGTTGATGAATTGCCTCACACATTAAAATATCACTTCTCGACAGCGCCTTAGGTCAGTTCTTCTCCATTAAAATGATCCTTGAAGACACCGAATGTGCCAGAAAGCTTCATGAGGTCATGCTGCCAGTTCGTCACATAGCTATGCTGAAAACTGGTTAACTGTATCACTGATACATTTCCCATTGATTGCTGGTTAGAGGAGAAATTTTGCATTTCCTGGAGAGCCCACTCTTCTATCACCATTTGATGTTATCTATTGGCTCAATTTGCCTCTTTTAGGCAGAAAGATCGCTGTATCTTGAGCAGGGGTCTCTGTGTCCTTTCAGAGATCCCTCATCGCTTCCTTGGGAAGGAATCTTCATCCCCCAGACAAGGACGGCATGTCCTCTCTGAGCCCACGTAGCTGGCCGTGGCTCAGGGCTGCTGCGATTGGGAGCGCTCGATCTTTAGCAAAGGCTCAGTGTTCTCTGAGTCGCTGTGATGCTTCCTGTCTCTGGGTTGCTGCTCCCCTTTGCACCCTCGGGTCCAGGAGGGCGATCGGACGTAACCGCCATGAGGGAAACGAGGCAATGGTGGCTGATGATCTGAAAGATGAACAAACCAAGAGAACACGTTTCCTGAGACCTACAGACATttgaggttttctttttttctcaacatCAATGCTAAAGGAGTACTAATCAGCAGTTTTCCCTGATTCCAACATGCCTGATCCAACTACTCCAATTACTGATTAGCTCGTGAGCTAAAGCACTAAAGCAGGGGATCTGAGAATCTTTGTTCTATCACAACAAATTCAGCCCAAGAATGCCTTGGATTTGTCTGATGAGTTGAATGAAGAACTCTGAACTTTACTTTTACTTCTATTCATTTGGCAAACACTTTTATctagagtgacttacaattgaATGACTTGCAATATACAGTTGAATTACAATTCTCACACAAAGAATTTGATACCATCCAAGCCCTCTCTTCTTTGGGGGAGGATGTTCATTTTCAccgtttaaaaatgaaatgattagtTGAGGTTATTCCTACACATAAACAGGTAACGCAACCGTGATCTCAACAGACAAAACCTGTCTTCTGTCTTGTGCTTCCGATAGTATTGTAACACAAAATATTCGGGAGGTACACATTTGTGCACTTCAGTTCAACACTTCAAAATCATGAATGTGCAGATGGGAAATAGTAAACAAATTTGGGACGAAACAAGAAAATTAAACTAATACATTTCTGAGAAATGGTTTCCATTTGCAATGTGTAAAATCACTGTCAAACATTGACCTTTGTGTTTTAATTGTATCATTAGTCATAATATTCACAAAAAGTAAACATGccaaactaaattaaattaaaattaaaacttgctatctttttttttttatttcaattttaaaatggTAGCACTTGAAGTGAAATTTCTACTCACTTGCTGGCAATTCATTGTGATTCTCTTCATCTGAATCAGCAAACACTTCTCCCAGCTCTTGATCAGACATGTCAGTCAGCTCTGTCAGGTCCAGCAGATCAAAGTGAACCTCTAGAGAGGACACGCTGCTCAGTGGCTCTGAAGGATGATGAGACACAACAGTGAGAAACCATGACTAGTAGTGGTAACTCGGATTGCTAACAATCAGAAAAACTACAGATAAAAAGAGCATTCGGTGTGATTCTGCTTAGTCTAACTTTGTGATCATGGAGCTGATGGTATTATTTTAGGAGAAGGCTGTATAACTATTTATCAtatctaataaaatatattgatCCTCTTTCCATCAAATAAACATAGGTATTCCAGTGGATCATCCATGCTAGAGCTAGATTAGAATGATCTTGCTCTATCTTTATAGTTTTGTGGTTGCAGTGATCACAGTGGCCCCTGTTGGACACTCCCACTTACGCCGTCTCTCTGCGGTCAGGACCTGGCTGCAGTGGTGCCCGGGGGTCCCGACTTGCTCTCCTGCAGCATTGTGAGACGCCTCAGTAGTGAGACTAGCAGAGCTGGACGACTTGAGAAGTTTCTGAAagtctttctgtctgttaggctctgcaggaaaaaaaaaaaaaaagaatttgaatgCTTATTTGGGAATTACTGAGCAGAACATAACCATTTGTTGATGGTTGAGAGCATTGCCAGCAACATTCCTGTAGTGAATGTCTGCATTTGGTTTGAAAATGTGGTTGCTGGAGGTTGCCAGAATTAAGAAACCTGATATAGCTCTGTTTCACAATGAGGTGATGCAATTGACCGTTGTCTATCGATCGCTTTGGGGCAGATACCACAACAGACAGGTGTTTCATTTTAACCTTTACTACTCATGGGGGAAAACAGATCCATTTGTTACGAGGGACTCGTTTTTTCTACTCTGGCTCTCAGAGGaactacacacacttcatgagTGGGGCAGGTATTTTACCAGACAGTGTGTTACTATGACTGCTTCATTTCTCTGCAGTGAGCAGAGCATCCTTTCCCAACCCCAAATCTCTCGTTATAATACATTACTCCCTCACAAAACCCACACGTAGTCGGATACAGCAGATTTGAACAAATTAATGGCCATTAATGATTTTAACAAAGCACCTAATTCGGTGTCTAAACCATATTCTTGATGccttatatgtatgtatgtcaaTGTCAAATTCTATGAagcgctgtttttttttttttttttttaaataatgctaacAACGGCCATTAAATACACTACAACCATTTCATCCTGTATACATAATCACCTTTTCAGAATCAGTTCATAAGCATGAACACCAGCTCCCTGTACTACTGAACCGAAGCATTCTGAATGCTGGCTTTTTGTGCATGTCTGTCTtatgtgcaggaaaaaaaaaaaaaagatagagcCTGTATGCGTAACAGTCTTTCCAGTACAGAGACGCTCTTCCATTTATTGTGTCTGCACAGCCACATGCCAAGCTGTGGTAGGACAAAAAGGGTGTCTCTTACCTGCAGCACTGGAGTCTGCCTGAGCCTCCATTCAGCCTACACAGCAGCCGGTGCAATGCTGTCTGGCGCTGCAGACAGGGATGGGAGGGGAAGTGTGAGGCGTAGCCTCCTTCGTCATgcaccctttctctctctctctctctctctctctctctcctgatttCCTCTCTTTATACATGCAGTCACATCCACATATCCCTTGTCTTGCAGCAAGCACAGCACAATGGCAAAGAAAgacaatggcaaaaaaaaaaaaatgcaatcgcCATCTGTTACAAAAATCGTACTGAGGAAAAAATGAAGAGAGGACCCAGCAAGAGACTAAAAAGAATGATTTTGGGATGAAAATAAGGAGCTGCTTAGCTATTTAAGGTGGGGCTAAGCATTAATGATTAACTCTGGTAGTAAAGATAATACTGTCCCTTCATATTATATGAAATAGGAACTAATATGACTCTTTGAAAATGGGCCTACATATGTATAAATATCATTATCTCTCAAATGGAGCTAATTTAACAATAGGTCAATCTGATGAGTAACCAGGTGAGACAAAATACTTCACCTTCTCTTTTCAAAGGATTTGAGGGCAGTTATAATGATGGCTTTGTTTTGCTTGCTCAACGCTAGGTGCAAACCTGATCTAATAGAGATTTTATAGATTCCATTAAGATGGCTTAAAAAAATGGTACCCTATTGTgccacatacactcaccatccactttattaggaacacctgtacattcatgcagttatctaatcagccaatcatgtggcagcagcacaatacaaaaaatatcatgcagatacaggtcaagagcttcagataatgttcaaatcaaacatcagaatgaagaaaaagtgtgatctctgtgactttaaccatggcatggttgatggtaccagatgggctggtttgagtatttcagaaactgctcatctcctgagattttcacacacaacagtctctagaggttACCCAGAATGGTGcgtaaaacataaaacatcctctgagtggagggtctgcaggctgaaacaccttgttgatgagagagatcagtggagAAAGACCAGACtatttgagctgacaggaagtctatagggatgcaaataagcactctttacaactgtggtgagcagaaaagcatctcatatagcacaacacatcaaaccttgaggtggatgggctgcaacagcagaagatctttttttctaatcttcaaatGTCCAGATGATatcctcagattcttgttcttggctgacaggagtggaatctgatgtggtcatctgctgttgtaacccattCACCACAAGGTTCAATGTTCTGtgtatgctgagatgcttttctgctccccatggatgtaaagagtgattatatgagttactatatcctacATACAgacaggtccataagtatttagacagtaatataattttcattactttgcctctgtacaccaccacagtagatttgaaatgaagcaataaagatgtgattgaagtgtagactttcagctttaattcaagggatttaacaaaaatattgcatttaccgtttaggaattacagccattttttacatagtccctccattatcacaggctcaaaagtaattggacaaactaacataattataaatataagaattatttttaacacttgGATTCAAATCTTTTGCAATCAATGACTGCCTAAAGTCtagaacccatggacatcaccaaatgctgagtttcctcccttgagatgctttgccaggcctttactgaagctgtcttcagttgctgcttgtttgtgggtctttctgccttcagtttttttcttcagtaagtgaaaagcagctcagttgggtagaggtcaggtgactgactcagccatttaagaacatttaatttccaagctcttgggctgctttcacagtatgttttgggttgttatccatctgtactgtgaaataCCATCCTaacagttttgcagcatttgaatctgagcagaaagtatagctctatacacttcagaattcatcctgctacttctatcagcagtcacatcatcaataaacaccagtgacccagttccactggcagccatacacgcctatgccataacactgcctccaccatgtttgacagatgatgtagTATACTTTGGATTATGAACCCTTCCTGTCCttttccatactcttctcttcctaaaattctggtacaagttaatcttgatTTTATCTGTTCTAATAAGCTTGTTCCAGAGCTGGTCAGGCTTTTATTagaggctttttaaaaaatctaatctggcctttctgttcttgagtgctCCCAGTGTTTTGCgtcttgaggtaaactgtctgttTTTATATTCATGAAGACGTcttttgattgtagactttgacaataaTACCCCTAACTCCTTAAGAGTATTCTTGACCTGgttagatgttgtgaaggggtttttcttcaccgaggaaagaattctgccatcatccactttagttgttttctgcggtcttccaggccttttgacaTTGCtaagcttgccagtgcattcctttttttttaaagaatgtaccaGATTGTTGATTCGATattaaagtttctgctatctctctgatatgtctgttttttttttttcagcctaatgatgccctccttcacttgcatcaacacctctttggaccacatagtgagagttcccatgaacagctaccaaatgcaaattcaacacttggaatcaactccagacctttatCTCCTTAAtgtgtcatgaaataaggaggaaacaggccacacctggccatgaaactgcagtcaattgtccaattacttttgagcctgtgaaaatggagagactctgGACAAATAAATGGCTGTAAGTCCTAAACAGCTgcatcacatcttgattgcttcatttcaaatgcatCGTGGTGGTGttcagaggcaaaattaccaaaattgtgtcactgtccaaatacttatggacctgactgccTGCGTTTTGAGGTTGTCCTCTAGAAGCTTTGTTTTATCGATGTAAATTATCACATCACCGTGGCGTCTCATATAAATCTGAGAAATAAAAAGGCACATTAGTCCATCTCCTACATACAGAGAACGCGTGTATAGTTTAAAAGAAGAAACAGCTGAAAACGCGAGCAGCTGCATTTCAGCGTCAGCTGCATAACACTCCTGCGTCCCATGCCGCCTACAAGCCCCCGAGCCTGTGCGCATGCGTGCGAAGGGGGCGGAGTCGTTCAGGAAACGGTGAATGGCTGTTATGGCTAACTAGCTAGTCAGATgggtgaagagaaattgtaaagcGCTCGTTTCAGGGTACTGAATAAACGCAGATGTCTACAGTCCGGTTTTTAATGCACTTAGGAACTATATTGATGCCTGAACCAGTGTCCTCGCTTGCCTAGCTTGGCCTCCGCAGCCACTTGCCCATTGAGTTATCCGCCTGGAGGAGTGGGAGAAGCCGTTAGCCCTGCTCTCACTAGGCTCTGAGCTAACCACACAGCTAACCTCGCTAAGTTAGTATGCCCTCTGATTTCATAGCTCTTCTAAGCACGGATATCGACCTCAATTCACCCAAATCTCTGTATTCAAAAGGTAAGCATGTTGTCCTTAGGGATATTTTATTACTCAGTTTATTCGTGATAGACTAAATCCATTTAGGAAGGCATTACTGTGGTAATATTTAGCCTCTCTGagcagctagttagctagctagctcactgtAGCCAGCCAGCGCGCGctcgtgtgtgttgtgtgtgtgcgcgcgcgcgcgcgtgcgtgtgtgtgcgtgtctgtgtgttgtgttgtgttgcctGACGGTGGcggtgtgtttttgttttcttacacTTGAGTGCAGTTTGTTTCGGTGACAGCTTCGCGCCAGCTGTACCGTCCTTCACTAAGGCCAAGGACTTGTGTTTACTAATTAACCTTGAACAGAGATTAGATGAAAGAGCTATGCGTGCggattattattttaagaagGATATATTTCTGAATAGGAAGAACTATTCAGGCTGCAGCCTTGTGTTTGTTTCAGTCTGTGCTTTGTGGAGCAGACTGGGTGTGAGGAGGCCACCACTGGACTTAAAGAGAAACCAAAACTGGTGTTTCACTGATTTCTGGACATGTCCTTTAGACAGTACAATagtatatctaaaaaaaaaaaaactggtttctTAATTGTATTGTTCGCCACTTCTgggaaaacaattaaaattttttgatGACACAttcctgtactagtcttgtgttcATCCAATGAAATGCCCTCTAGATAAATGTCCCGCCTCCCGGAGGCGGGTTTTGCTCTACAGTATCGCCTCATTAGCAGCAAACATGGTTTGTCTGTGCTTTTTTGGCTTTCTGTCCTCACGCACTCTATTCCCTTTACAAACcattgagaaagaaagaacccaTTGAACCACTgagactggaaaaagaaaaggttggagtttattcatttcacagttatggaacagacacatttataaatttatttatttattaaattctgGATTATCCAGCACTTAGTTCGGGTCCACTAATCTGATCGGGCAAGcacgttccaagagtgctgatatttagtataacagcactggtacatttTGCTGTTTGTATCATGCCACATTTCTGTGTTCGCTAATAAAATTACAATTCTATAGAAAGTTCATTACTCTGAAGCTGCTCTAACACTTACTTGTGGctgtcagtcagccagtcatgCAACGCCCTATCCAGCTGCGGCTTTTTTGGGAACTACTTCTGttgacagagcaaaaataaacaaaatatttggccatattatATCTGAAATTTCCTGTTTATAGAACTGTCATATAAAAGTAATAATCACACTCGCAATCAAGCTGTTCTAGTGAATATCAGAATGGCTGTCATTATCTGTGGCATATTCAGTATAACAACACTCGTGCTCACGCAATATATTTTGCTACCTCTGATGTGATTGAGGATGTGACTGTCTTTACACACCGTTCCTTTTTCTCCATTAGTAAgagtaaataatataattttatctaCCATTCAGACACATCAGATGTCTCGTGGTGATGACCAtgctctccatcaccatcagTGCTGCTGACAGACAGCTGAGACATGTACAGCATAAGTCCAAAAACAGTTGAAAAACTGCTCTCGCTAAACTCTTTACTGTTCAGACTCAGCTAGTTTGCTAAGTCTGTTTAGATTTGACAGGAGTGTGGCTTATCTCAGACACTACTGGCTGTTatgtaaatcagtcaagcatgctgtcactctgacttcctgtttcaaaaggaaatacatcaacatgcAGAATGAAATCACGGCTCTCCAGCCATTTTACGAGGACTGTGATGGAGTCCTAACTAGATATTGGGTCCACGCCATAAGTCTACTGCGTATTTGCTCAGTGGCAATGGAAATAAGCATGCTCAACTTAACAACACATTGAGGAAATATGGTGCAGCATGGGTACAGCTAGGTGATGgagcatttcattcattcattcattcattcattcattcctcttcagtaacagTTTTAACGTGGTCAGGGTCATGTTGGATTTATTGCAGGGCACattatatgcacacacactcattcacacctacaggcaaTGTAGAGTCACCAGTTTGCCtcatgacatgtttttgggaggttggaggaaaccagaggaaac
Proteins encoded:
- the dbndd1 gene encoding dysbindin domain-containing protein 1, with protein sequence MEAQADSSAAEPNRQKDFQKLLKSSSSASLTTEASHNAAGEQVGTPGHHCSQVLTAERRQPLSSVSSLEVHFDLLDLTELTDMSDQELGEVFADSDEENHNELPANHQPPLPRFPHGGYVRSPSWTRGCKGEQQPRDRKHHSDSENTEPLLKIERSQSQQP